The following are encoded together in the Streptomyces sp. NBC_00358 genome:
- the galE gene encoding UDP-glucose 4-epimerase GalE — protein MSGKYLVTGGAGYVGSVVARHLIEAGHEVTVLDNLSTGFREGVPAGASFIEGDIRDAAKWLDPSYDAVLHFAAFSQVGESVVKPEKYWDNNVGGTMALLAAMREAGVRRLVFSSTAATYGEPETTPIVESAPTRPTNPYGASKLAVDHMITGEAAAHGLGAVSLRYFNVAGAYGDSGERHDPESHLIPLVLQVAQGRRDAISVFGDDYPTPDGTCVRDYIHVADLAEAHLLAVEAATPGEHLICNLGNGNGFSVREVIETVRQVTGHPIPEVVAPRRGGDPAVLVASAEVARERLGWNPSRADLAGIVADAWEFAQNVAKG, from the coding sequence ATGAGTGGGAAGTACCTGGTCACCGGCGGAGCCGGCTATGTGGGCAGCGTGGTCGCGCGCCACCTGATCGAGGCGGGGCACGAGGTCACCGTCCTCGACAACCTCTCGACGGGATTCCGCGAGGGCGTTCCCGCCGGTGCCTCGTTCATCGAGGGCGACATCCGCGACGCCGCCAAGTGGCTGGACCCCTCGTACGACGCCGTCCTGCACTTCGCCGCGTTCTCGCAGGTCGGCGAGTCCGTGGTGAAGCCCGAGAAGTACTGGGACAACAACGTCGGCGGCACCATGGCGCTGCTCGCCGCGATGCGCGAGGCGGGCGTGCGCAGGCTGGTCTTCTCCTCCACGGCCGCGACGTACGGCGAGCCCGAGACCACCCCGATCGTCGAGTCCGCGCCGACCCGGCCCACCAACCCCTACGGCGCCTCCAAGCTCGCCGTCGACCACATGATCACCGGCGAGGCGGCCGCCCACGGACTGGGCGCGGTCTCGCTGCGCTACTTCAACGTGGCGGGCGCGTACGGCGACAGCGGTGAGCGGCACGACCCCGAGTCGCACCTCATCCCGCTGGTCCTCCAGGTCGCCCAGGGCCGTCGCGACGCGATCTCCGTCTTCGGCGACGACTACCCGACGCCGGACGGCACCTGCGTCCGCGACTACATCCATGTCGCGGACCTCGCCGAGGCGCACCTGCTCGCGGTCGAGGCCGCGACCCCGGGCGAGCACCTGATCTGCAACCTCGGCAACGGCAACGGCTTCTCCGTCCGCGAGGTCATCGAGACCGTGCGCCAGGTGACCGGGCACCCGATCCCCGAGGTCGTGGCACCGCGCCGCGGCGGCGACCCGGCGGTGCTCGTCGCCTCCGCGGAGGTCGCCCGGGAACGGCTCGGCTGGAACCCGTCCCGCGCGGATCTCGCGGGGATCGTCGCGGACGCGTGGGAGTTCGCACAGAACGTAGCGAAGGGGTAG
- a CDS encoding ATP-binding protein: protein MPTWRLRDFRDDDLDRAIQIWDQDRQRDDAPPVFPVSEVMAAARTGGPAVVAVVGDDLVGMAVAQAQGDRAWITLVALAGNWRSRGIGSALIAELERRLREQGIRRIGALLAPEATGTAALENSGYRTREGLVYYEKVEHLGASDAGLLAELGGRVQPQGLWGSLAGMEREKEAIERRIVLPLAEPALADRYGVRPPKAVILFGPPGTGKTSFAKAVASRLEWPFVELFPSRLAAGAGSLATSLRETFTDLAGLETVLLFIDEVEEIAGVRSGTAVDPGHGVTNELLKLIPGFRDHDDRLLICATNSVRSLDPAFLRPGRFDYVIPVGPPDPSAREAIWRRYLGPAADGVELRRLVAASEMFTPADIEFAALKGSQAAFEREVTDRRGAPADTEDYLTAIADTRPSLTAQALTEFREDIEHHVRM, encoded by the coding sequence ATGCCGACGTGGCGATTGCGGGACTTCCGCGACGACGATCTCGACCGTGCCATCCAGATCTGGGACCAGGACCGGCAGAGGGACGACGCGCCTCCCGTGTTCCCGGTGTCCGAGGTCATGGCCGCCGCCCGGACCGGCGGGCCCGCGGTGGTCGCGGTCGTCGGTGACGACCTGGTGGGCATGGCCGTGGCGCAGGCCCAGGGCGACCGGGCCTGGATCACGCTGGTGGCGCTCGCGGGGAACTGGCGCAGCCGTGGCATCGGGAGCGCCCTGATCGCCGAGCTGGAACGGCGGCTGCGCGAGCAGGGGATCCGCCGGATCGGCGCGCTGCTCGCCCCGGAGGCCACCGGCACCGCGGCCCTGGAGAACTCCGGCTACCGGACCCGCGAGGGGCTGGTCTACTACGAGAAGGTCGAGCATCTCGGCGCGAGCGACGCCGGTCTCCTCGCGGAACTCGGCGGGCGGGTCCAGCCCCAGGGACTGTGGGGTTCTCTCGCGGGGATGGAGCGGGAGAAGGAAGCCATCGAGCGGCGGATCGTGCTGCCGCTGGCCGAGCCCGCGCTGGCCGACCGGTACGGGGTGAGGCCGCCGAAGGCGGTCATCCTCTTCGGCCCGCCGGGCACCGGCAAGACCAGCTTCGCCAAGGCCGTCGCCTCCCGGCTGGAGTGGCCGTTCGTGGAACTCTTCCCCTCCCGGCTCGCCGCGGGAGCCGGGAGTCTGGCCACCTCGCTGCGGGAGACGTTCACCGACCTGGCCGGGCTGGAGACCGTTCTCCTGTTCATCGACGAAGTCGAGGAGATCGCCGGCGTACGGTCCGGCACGGCCGTCGACCCGGGCCACGGAGTCACCAACGAACTGCTCAAGCTGATCCCCGGCTTCCGCGATCACGACGACCGCCTGCTGATCTGCGCCACCAACTCCGTCCGCTCCCTCGATCCGGCGTTCCTGCGCCCCGGCCGGTTCGACTACGTCATCCCGGTCGGGCCCCCCGATCCGTCCGCCAGGGAAGCGATCTGGCGGCGCTACCTCGGCCCCGCCGCCGACGGGGTCGAGTTGCGCCGACTGGTGGCGGCCAGTGAGATGTTCACCCCCGCCGACATCGAGTTCGCCGCACTCAAGGGCTCCCAGGCCGCCTTCGAACGTGAGGTCACCGACCGCCGTGGCGCACCGGCCGACACCGAGGACTACCTCACCGCCATCGCCGACACCCGTCCCTCCCTCACCGCCCAGGCGCTCACCGAGTTCCGGGAGGACATCGAGCACCACGTCCGCATGTGA
- a CDS encoding helix-turn-helix domain-containing protein → MPRRRQPTARQERLGIELRKLREAAGLKAREAAALVGSDSAQMSQMESGIAGVSEERVRSLAAHYSCADEELVEALVAMVTDRTRGWWEEYRGLLPASFLDLSELEHHATYRWDVDFLHVPGLLQTEDYARGILGYRVPELPSREIDLRVRHRLERRVILEGPQSTPYEAVIHESALRIRVGDRSAARVQLAHILEFSEADHVTVRVIPFDLDGFAGTDSAMVYAGGSVLKLDTVVRDSPQGAGFIDSEAQLGAFRTLFHRMEVAALDPERSRDFIRRLAKEL, encoded by the coding sequence ATGCCGCGCAGACGGCAGCCGACCGCACGCCAGGAGCGCCTGGGCATCGAACTGCGGAAACTGCGTGAGGCCGCAGGACTCAAGGCACGCGAGGCTGCCGCACTGGTCGGGTCCGACTCCGCCCAGATGAGCCAGATGGAGTCCGGCATCGCGGGCGTGAGCGAAGAGCGGGTACGCAGTCTCGCCGCTCACTACTCCTGCGCGGACGAGGAGTTGGTCGAGGCGCTGGTGGCGATGGTGACCGACCGGACACGCGGCTGGTGGGAGGAGTACCGGGGCCTGCTGCCCGCATCATTCCTGGATCTGTCCGAGTTGGAGCACCACGCCACCTACCGCTGGGACGTGGACTTCCTCCATGTCCCCGGCCTGCTCCAGACCGAGGATTACGCCCGCGGAATCCTCGGGTACCGGGTGCCCGAACTCCCCTCGCGGGAAATCGACTTGCGCGTCCGGCACCGACTGGAGCGGCGCGTCATCCTTGAAGGTCCCCAGTCGACCCCGTACGAAGCCGTGATCCACGAATCGGCACTGCGCATCCGGGTCGGTGACCGCTCCGCGGCGCGCGTTCAGCTCGCCCACATCCTGGAGTTCTCGGAAGCTGACCATGTGACCGTTCGTGTCATCCCGTTCGATCTGGACGGTTTCGCCGGCACCGACAGCGCCATGGTCTACGCGGGCGGCAGCGTACTCAAACTGGACACAGTCGTACGCGATTCGCCTCAGGGGGCCGGATTCATCGATTCCGAGGCCCAACTCGGCGCATTTCGAACACTTTTCCATAGAATGGAGGTCGCGGCACTCGACCCCGAGCGGTCGCGTGACTTCATCCGCAGGCTGGCGAAGGAGCTATGA
- the galT gene encoding galactose-1-phosphate uridylyltransferase, giving the protein MKKTSTRLADGRELIYYDAVDDKVRDAVDRRPLDPTVTTSEVRRDPLLGDSVAIASHRQGRIYHPPANECPLCPSSGDRLSEIPDSSYDVVVFENRFPSLAGDSGRCEVVCFTSDHDASFADLTEAQAGLVLEAWTDRTAELSHLPSVEQVFCFENRGAEIGVTLGHPHGQIYGYPFTTPRTALMLRSLAAHKEATGGENLFDEVLARELADGSRVVLASDHWVAFVPYAAHWPYEVHLYPRRRVPDLLGLDEDARTEFPQVYLELLRRFDRIFDGPDGGKDGAGEPPTPYIAAWHQAPFGPLEEFEGVNRDDFALHLELFTIRRTSGKLKFLAGSESGMNVFINDVPPETAAQRLREVASS; this is encoded by the coding sequence GTGAAGAAGACCTCGACCCGACTCGCCGACGGTCGTGAGCTCATCTACTACGACGCGGTCGACGACAAGGTCCGCGACGCGGTGGACCGGCGCCCGCTCGACCCGACCGTCACCACTTCGGAGGTGCGCCGCGACCCGCTGCTCGGCGACTCGGTGGCGATCGCCTCGCACCGCCAGGGGCGCATCTACCACCCCCCGGCGAACGAGTGCCCGCTGTGCCCGTCCTCCGGTGACCGGCTGAGCGAGATCCCCGACTCCTCCTACGACGTCGTGGTGTTCGAGAACCGGTTCCCCTCGCTCGCGGGCGACTCCGGACGCTGCGAGGTCGTCTGCTTCACCTCCGACCACGACGCGTCCTTCGCGGATCTGACGGAGGCGCAGGCCGGTCTCGTCCTGGAGGCGTGGACGGACCGCACCGCCGAACTGTCGCATCTGCCCTCCGTCGAACAGGTCTTCTGCTTCGAGAACCGTGGCGCCGAGATCGGTGTGACACTCGGTCACCCGCACGGGCAGATCTACGGCTACCCCTTCACCACCCCCCGTACCGCACTGATGCTGCGCTCGCTCGCCGCGCACAAGGAGGCGACCGGCGGGGAGAACCTGTTCGACGAGGTCCTCGCCCGTGAACTCGCGGACGGCTCGCGCGTCGTCCTGGCGAGCGATCACTGGGTCGCCTTCGTCCCGTACGCCGCCCACTGGCCGTACGAGGTCCACCTCTACCCGCGCCGCCGTGTGCCGGACCTGCTCGGACTCGACGAGGACGCGCGCACAGAGTTCCCCCAGGTCTATCTGGAACTCTTGAGGCGCTTCGACCGGATCTTCGACGGACCGGACGGTGGAAAGGACGGGGCGGGCGAGCCGCCGACGCCGTACATCGCGGCGTGGCACCAGGCTCCCTTCGGCCCGCTGGAGGAGTTCGAAGGCGTCAACCGGGACGACTTCGCGCTCCACCTCGAGCTTTTCACCATTCGCCGCACTTCCGGCAAGCTGAAGTTCCTCGCGGGTTCCGAGTCCGGCATGAACGTGTTCATCAACGACGTGCCGCCGGAGACCGCGGCTCAGCGACTGCGAGAGGTAGCGAGTTCATGA
- a CDS encoding GNAT family N-acetyltransferase: MVGRMFLIETGEDKDRRDLLRRRLLDTNTAASPVLRALRGTPDERELPLHVWAMDEAGDMAGGLAGHTWTTWLHVTYLWVDERYRGTGLGSRLLAEAEATAGGRGCRAARLETWDFQAPDFYRKQGYEVACVIPDYPPGTTEYTLTKRWD, from the coding sequence ATGGTGGGCCGTATGTTTCTTATCGAGACAGGAGAAGACAAAGACCGTCGCGATCTGCTCCGCAGACGACTGCTGGACACGAACACGGCGGCGTCCCCGGTGCTGCGCGCTCTGCGCGGGACCCCGGACGAACGTGAACTCCCGCTCCATGTATGGGCCATGGACGAGGCCGGGGACATGGCCGGCGGTCTGGCGGGGCACACCTGGACGACCTGGCTGCACGTCACCTACCTGTGGGTGGACGAACGGTACCGGGGCACGGGCCTCGGCAGCCGTCTCCTCGCCGAGGCCGAAGCGACCGCCGGCGGTCGCGGCTGCCGCGCCGCCCGCCTGGAGACCTGGGACTTCCAGGCCCCGGACTTCTACCGGAAGCAGGGGTACGAGGTGGCGTGCGTGATCCCCGACTACCCGCCGGGCACCACGGAGTACACCCTCACAAAGCGGTGGGACTGA
- a CDS encoding response regulator transcription factor — translation MVRIRVLVVDDHRIFAESLAAALAAEPDVDVSAAGSGPAALRCLERAAAEGRRFDVLLVDADLGGNLPGMRPAVPVQESNEDGLVDGISLVAGVRSGQPGVRTVVLAEKDDPRRAALALQAGASGWVAKDCSLSRLLTVIRGVLRDETHLPPALLTGVLRELTAARKHRTESERLVESLTPREREVLRCMVAGLGRKAVAERLFLSPHTVRTHMQNVLGKLGVHSTLAAVALARRAGVGPVDLTGDVVERGGQLA, via the coding sequence GTGGTTCGCATCCGAGTACTGGTCGTCGACGACCATCGCATCTTCGCCGAGTCGCTCGCCGCCGCACTCGCGGCCGAGCCCGACGTCGACGTTTCCGCGGCGGGCAGCGGCCCCGCGGCGCTGCGCTGCCTCGAACGCGCGGCGGCGGAGGGCCGCCGTTTCGACGTGCTGCTCGTCGACGCCGACCTGGGCGGCAATCTGCCCGGCATGCGTCCGGCGGTGCCCGTCCAGGAGAGCAACGAGGACGGCCTGGTGGACGGCATCTCGCTGGTCGCCGGGGTGCGCTCCGGGCAGCCGGGCGTACGGACCGTCGTGCTCGCCGAGAAGGACGATCCTCGCCGGGCCGCGCTCGCCCTGCAGGCCGGGGCCTCGGGCTGGGTCGCCAAGGACTGTTCGCTGTCGCGACTGCTCACCGTCATACGGGGTGTGCTGCGCGACGAGACGCATCTGCCGCCCGCCCTGCTCACCGGGGTGCTGCGGGAACTCACCGCCGCGCGCAAGCATCGGACGGAGAGTGAGCGGCTCGTCGAGTCGCTGACGCCCCGCGAGCGCGAGGTGCTGCGGTGCATGGTCGCCGGACTCGGGCGCAAGGCGGTCGCGGAGCGGCTCTTCCTCTCCCCGCACACCGTCCGCACGCACATGCAGAACGTGCTCGGGAAGCTCGGTGTGCACTCCACCCTCGCCGCCGTGGCACTGGCCCGGCGCGCGGGTGTCGGACCGGTCGACCTAACCGGGGATGTTGTCGAACGGGGCGGTCAACTGGCGTAG
- the galK gene encoding galactokinase → MGVREGFEELYGAAPEGVWAAPGRVNLIGEYTDFNEGFVMPLALPHTAVAAVSRRSDGVLRLHSADIDGPVVELRVDELVPRSDTGWAAYPAGVVWALREAGHAVGGADIHLASTVPTGAGLSSSAALEVVTALALDELYGLGLSRPELALLAQRAENDFVGVPCGVMDQTASACCTEGHALHLDCRDLSIRQVPFDLASQGLELLVVDTRVKHALGDGAYAERRAGCEEGARQLGVSHLRDVAYEGLDAALARLSDERVRRYVRHVVSDDHRVDRVIALLDAGDVRAIGPVLTDGHASLRDDLRISCPELDLTVSVANSAGALGARMTGGGFGGSAVVLVESTDVDSVTKAVMEAFAAAGFTAPRVFPAVPSAGARRVG, encoded by the coding sequence GTGGGGGTACGTGAGGGCTTCGAGGAGCTGTACGGTGCCGCGCCCGAGGGCGTCTGGGCGGCACCCGGCCGGGTCAACCTGATCGGCGAGTACACGGACTTCAACGAGGGGTTCGTGATGCCGCTCGCGCTGCCGCACACGGCGGTCGCGGCGGTGTCCCGCCGGTCCGACGGCGTGCTGCGGCTGCACTCGGCGGACATCGACGGACCGGTCGTCGAACTGCGCGTCGACGAGCTGGTGCCCCGGTCGGACACCGGCTGGGCCGCCTATCCGGCGGGAGTGGTGTGGGCGCTGCGCGAGGCGGGCCACGCCGTCGGCGGCGCGGACATCCATCTGGCCTCCACGGTCCCCACCGGCGCGGGCCTGTCCTCCTCGGCGGCCCTGGAGGTCGTCACGGCCCTCGCCCTGGACGAGTTGTACGGACTCGGGCTCAGCCGCCCCGAGCTGGCACTGCTCGCACAGCGCGCGGAGAACGACTTCGTCGGAGTGCCGTGCGGGGTGATGGACCAGACGGCGTCGGCGTGCTGCACCGAGGGCCACGCCCTGCACCTCGACTGCCGTGACCTGTCGATCCGCCAGGTCCCCTTCGACCTCGCCTCCCAGGGCCTCGAACTCCTGGTCGTCGACACCCGGGTGAAGCACGCGCTCGGGGACGGGGCGTACGCGGAGCGGCGCGCGGGCTGCGAGGAGGGCGCGCGGCAGCTCGGCGTGTCCCATCTGCGCGACGTCGCCTACGAAGGCCTCGACGCGGCCCTCGCCCGTCTCTCCGACGAGCGTGTCCGCCGCTACGTCCGCCATGTCGTCTCCGACGACCACCGGGTGGACCGGGTCATCGCCCTGCTCGACGCGGGCGACGTCCGGGCCATCGGGCCGGTCCTGACGGACGGTCACGCCTCGCTGCGCGACGATCTGCGGATCTCGTGTCCCGAGCTGGACCTCACGGTCTCGGTGGCCAACTCCGCGGGTGCGTTGGGGGCCCGTATGACGGGCGGGGGCTTCGGGGGTTCCGCCGTCGTCCTGGTGGAGTCCACCGACGTGGACAGTGTCACCAAGGCGGTCATGGAGGCCTTCGCCGCGGCGGGCTTCACCGCTCCGCGGGTGTTCCCCGCCGTTCCTTCGGCCGGGGCCCGGCGCGTCGGCTGA
- a CDS encoding helix-turn-helix transcriptional regulator, with amino-acid sequence MGVRLMVVDDHRLLAEALASALKLRGHRVLAAAAPAAGAAELVITRAPEVCLIGTATPAEPGIFDPVVRIKRERPQVAVLVLGPVPNPRGIAAAFAAGASGYVRHDERIEGVERAIMKARAGEAAVAPQLLQGAFSELLNPAAQPDDEGQRLLQMLTPREVEVLVRVADGEDTRLIAAGMGIAPSTARTHVQRVLMKLGVGSRLEAAALAARTGLLDRAGPIPAPTPQGGPDNSL; translated from the coding sequence ATGGGAGTGCGGCTCATGGTGGTCGACGACCACCGACTGCTCGCGGAGGCGTTGGCCTCGGCACTGAAACTGCGGGGGCACCGGGTGCTCGCCGCGGCGGCGCCGGCCGCGGGGGCGGCGGAGCTGGTGATCACACGCGCACCCGAGGTGTGCCTGATCGGTACGGCGACACCCGCCGAACCGGGGATCTTCGACCCGGTGGTGCGGATCAAACGGGAGCGCCCGCAGGTGGCGGTCCTGGTTCTCGGCCCGGTGCCGAACCCGCGCGGGATCGCCGCCGCGTTCGCCGCCGGCGCCTCCGGCTACGTACGCCATGACGAACGCATAGAGGGCGTCGAGCGCGCGATCATGAAGGCGAGGGCGGGCGAGGCGGCCGTGGCCCCGCAACTGCTCCAGGGGGCCTTCAGCGAACTGCTCAACCCCGCCGCCCAGCCCGACGACGAGGGCCAGCGGCTGCTCCAGATGCTGACACCCCGCGAGGTGGAGGTCCTGGTGCGGGTCGCCGACGGCGAGGACACCCGGCTCATCGCGGCCGGCATGGGCATCGCGCCGTCCACGGCCCGCACCCATGTCCAGCGGGTCCTGATGAAACTGGGCGTGGGCTCCCGCCTCGAAGCGGCGGCACTCGCGGCCCGCACGGGGCTGCTGGACCGAGCGGGCCCGATTCCGGCACCGACACCTCAGGGGGGTCCGGACAACTCCCTCTGA
- a CDS encoding DUF397 domain-containing protein, protein MNTPLNWQKSSFSGSGDGNACVELAATPRTIHLRESDAPATRLSTAPGPLAQLLHHIKSGGLDVPAV, encoded by the coding sequence ATGAACACCCCCCTCAACTGGCAGAAGTCATCCTTCTCCGGCAGCGGTGACGGCAACGCATGCGTCGAACTCGCCGCCACCCCTCGCACGATCCACCTCCGCGAGAGCGACGCCCCCGCGACCCGTCTCTCGACCGCCCCCGGGCCCCTCGCCCAACTCCTCCACCACATAAAGTCCGGCGGACTCGACGTACCCGCGGTCTGA
- a CDS encoding sodium:solute symporter family protein, whose protein sequence is MQSPTHPPQPGTLLAAELRLPTNALDYTILGIYFVVVLGIGFAARRSVRTSLDFFLSGRSLPAWITGLAFISANLGATEILGMAANSAQYGVYTVHWYWIGAIPAMVFLGLVMMPFYYGSKVRSVPEFLLLRFDKWAHLLSSILFAFAAVLIAGVNLYSLAIVVEALLGWPQWVAIVVAGFFVLAYITLGGLSSAIYNEVLQFFVILAALIPITVLGLNRVGGWGGLTDSLDKTHGADFTTAWGGTGIGSANPLGANWLTIVLGLGFVLSFGYWTTNFAEVQRALSAKNLSAAQRTPLIAAYPKIFIVFLVMIPGLVAAVLVPKIGTSGSDLQYNDAIPYLMQELLPNGVLGIAVTGLLAAFMAGMAANVSSFNTVFTTDIWARYVVTDREDSYYVRFGRLITVVGVLASIGTAFLASSFSNIMSYLQTLFSFFNVPMFAVFIIGMFWKRASVKSGFWGLLAGTTAAMVNYFVLYKQDIIGFPSDQGANFVSAIVAFVAGGVVMVGVSLFTAPKPTEDLQGLVYGTVSPGMAEPPAPGDDAWYRRPALLGWGAMILAAACYIPFSF, encoded by the coding sequence ATGCAGTCCCCCACACATCCGCCCCAACCGGGCACCCTGCTCGCCGCCGAGCTGCGTCTCCCCACGAACGCACTCGACTACACAATCCTGGGCATCTACTTCGTGGTCGTCCTGGGCATCGGCTTCGCGGCCCGCCGCTCCGTGAGAACGAGCCTCGACTTCTTCCTGTCGGGACGCTCACTGCCCGCCTGGATCACCGGCCTGGCCTTCATCTCGGCCAACCTGGGCGCCACCGAGATCCTCGGCATGGCCGCCAACAGCGCCCAGTACGGCGTCTACACGGTCCACTGGTACTGGATCGGCGCCATCCCGGCGATGGTCTTCCTGGGCCTGGTGATGATGCCGTTCTACTACGGCTCCAAGGTCCGCTCGGTGCCCGAGTTCCTGCTCCTGCGATTCGACAAATGGGCGCACCTGCTGAGTTCGATCCTGTTCGCCTTCGCGGCCGTCCTCATCGCCGGCGTCAACCTCTACTCGCTCGCGATCGTCGTCGAGGCACTGCTCGGCTGGCCGCAGTGGGTGGCGATCGTGGTCGCCGGGTTCTTCGTCCTCGCGTACATCACCCTCGGCGGTCTCTCCTCCGCGATCTACAACGAGGTGCTCCAGTTCTTCGTGATCCTCGCGGCGCTGATCCCGATCACCGTGCTCGGCCTGAACCGGGTGGGCGGCTGGGGAGGTCTGACGGACTCCCTCGACAAGACGCACGGCGCCGACTTCACGACGGCCTGGGGCGGCACGGGCATCGGCAGCGCCAACCCGCTCGGCGCCAACTGGCTGACGATCGTGCTCGGTCTCGGCTTCGTGCTGTCCTTCGGCTACTGGACGACGAACTTCGCCGAGGTGCAGCGCGCGCTGTCCGCGAAGAACCTCTCCGCGGCCCAGCGCACCCCGCTCATCGCGGCTTACCCGAAGATCTTCATCGTCTTCCTGGTGATGATCCCCGGCCTGGTGGCGGCCGTCCTGGTCCCGAAGATCGGCACGAGCGGGTCGGATCTCCAGTACAACGACGCGATCCCCTACCTGATGCAGGAGTTGCTGCCCAACGGTGTCCTCGGCATCGCGGTGACCGGTCTGCTGGCCGCCTTCATGGCGGGTATGGCCGCCAACGTCTCGTCCTTCAACACGGTCTTCACGACCGACATCTGGGCGAGGTACGTGGTGACGGACCGCGAGGACTCCTACTACGTGCGCTTCGGCCGCCTGATCACGGTCGTCGGCGTCCTGGCGTCCATCGGTACGGCCTTCCTGGCCTCGTCCTTCTCCAACATCATGAGCTACCTCCAGACGCTCTTCTCCTTCTTCAACGTGCCGATGTTCGCGGTCTTCATCATCGGCATGTTCTGGAAGCGGGCGTCGGTGAAATCGGGCTTCTGGGGCCTGCTGGCCGGGACGACGGCCGCGATGGTGAACTACTTCGTCCTCTACAAGCAGGACATCATCGGCTTCCCCTCCGACCAGGGCGCCAACTTCGTCTCCGCGATCGTCGCCTTCGTGGCCGGTGGCGTGGTGATGGTCGGGGTCTCCCTCTTCACCGCCCCGAAGCCGACGGAGGACCTCCAGGGCCTGGTCTACGGCACGGTGTCCCCCGGCATGGCCGAGCCGCCGGCCCCCGGAGACGACGCCTGGTACCGCAGGCCCGCCCTGCTGGGCTGGGGCGCGATGATCCTGGCCGCCGCCTGCTACATCCCGTTCTCGTTCTGA
- a CDS encoding NAD(P)-dependent oxidoreductase, producing MTDKLTVSVLGTGIMGAAMARNLARAGHRVRVWNRSRDKAEPLAADGAHIAETPEEAVRGADVVLTMLYDGPATLDVMRRAAPGLRAGAAWAQCTTAGTEAIGELAEFADAHGLVFFDAPVLGTRAPAEAGQLTVLAAGPGAARDAVTPVFDAVGARTVWTGEDGSAGSATRLKLVANSWVLAATAATGEALALAKGLGVDPRDFFGLIAGGPLDMGYLHAKAALVLEDRLSPASFAVTTAEKDARLIVRAGQRHGVRLDVAEAAAERFGRAAALGHGNEDMAAAYFASFGEGEHPSP from the coding sequence ATGACCGACAAACTCACCGTCAGCGTCCTCGGTACCGGAATCATGGGGGCCGCGATGGCCCGTAATCTCGCGCGTGCCGGGCACCGTGTCCGGGTCTGGAACCGCAGCCGTGACAAGGCCGAGCCGCTGGCCGCCGACGGCGCGCACATCGCGGAGACCCCCGAGGAGGCCGTGCGGGGCGCCGATGTCGTCCTGACCATGCTGTACGACGGGCCCGCCACCCTCGACGTCATGCGCCGGGCGGCACCCGGACTGCGTGCCGGGGCCGCCTGGGCCCAGTGCACGACCGCCGGGACCGAGGCGATCGGGGAGCTCGCCGAGTTCGCCGACGCGCACGGGCTCGTCTTCTTCGACGCGCCCGTCCTCGGAACGCGCGCACCCGCCGAGGCCGGGCAGCTGACCGTGCTCGCCGCCGGTCCGGGCGCGGCCCGGGACGCCGTGACGCCCGTGTTCGACGCCGTGGGCGCCCGTACCGTGTGGACCGGTGAGGACGGCTCGGCGGGCAGCGCCACCCGGCTCAAGCTCGTCGCCAACAGCTGGGTGCTCGCCGCCACCGCCGCGACCGGCGAGGCCCTCGCCCTGGCCAAGGGCCTCGGCGTGGACCCGCGGGACTTCTTCGGCCTCATCGCCGGCGGCCCGCTCGACATGGGGTATCTGCACGCCAAGGCCGCCCTGGTCCTGGAGGACCGGCTGTCCCCGGCCAGCTTCGCCGTCACCACCGCCGAGAAGGACGCCCGCCTGATCGTGCGGGCGGGACAGCGGCACGGCGTCCGTCTCGACGTGGCCGAGGCCGCCGCCGAGCGCTTCGGCCGCGCCGCGGCCCTCGGCCACGGGAACGAGGACATGGCCGCCGCGTACTTCGCGAGCTTCGGGGAGGGGGAGCACCCCTCCCCGTAG
- a CDS encoding ATP-binding protein produces the protein MPETEPWTYALHIPHDARAVTVCRRTVRLILTLHGLIRLADLAELLAAELVSNAVRHTKGPAALRLNWRDGVLRIGAWDASPVPPPHDLSVTADAEAGRGLVLVRACADDWGWHPLRQGGDIGKYVWCDLAAA, from the coding sequence ATGCCCGAAACCGAACCCTGGACCTACGCCCTTCACATCCCCCATGACGCCCGCGCGGTGACCGTCTGCCGCCGTACCGTCCGTCTGATCCTGACGCTGCACGGCCTGATCCGCCTCGCGGACCTCGCCGAGCTGCTGGCGGCGGAGCTGGTCTCCAATGCCGTACGGCATACGAAGGGGCCTGCGGCCCTGCGGCTGAACTGGCGGGACGGGGTGCTCCGGATCGGCGCCTGGGACGCGAGCCCGGTGCCACCGCCGCACGACCTGTCCGTCACCGCCGACGCGGAAGCGGGCCGGGGTCTCGTCCTGGTGCGGGCCTGCGCCGACGACTGGGGCTGGCATCCACTCCGGCAGGGCGGCGACATCGGCAAGTACGTGTGGTGTGACCTGGCCGCGGCGTAG